One part of the Arthrobacter sp. EM1 genome encodes these proteins:
- a CDS encoding ABC transporter substrate-binding protein, which yields MKETRQRALGRRAFGGLAAGVGLAMALSACGGSSDPLSTAPASAETGSGSGAALVIGSADFPESQIVAEVYAGALNGAGVTASTKPNIGSREVYFKAVQDGSVDVIPDYSGNLLLHVSKDATEVSAGDIYKALSEKLPEGLAVLEASKAEDKDAMVVTKATAEKYQLKSIEDLAKVCSEIVVGAPATFAERAYGLPGLKKNYDCVPKKLEPFSDGGGAVTLKALLSDQVQVADIYTTTPSIADNDLVVLEDPKDNFIAQQVLPLYNKAKMTDKAKETLNAVSKVLTTEDLINLNRAVSGSQKQNPKDAAAAWLKDKGLVK from the coding sequence ATGAAGGAAACCCGCCAACGAGCACTCGGCAGGCGCGCATTCGGCGGCCTGGCCGCCGGCGTCGGCCTGGCCATGGCATTGTCCGCCTGCGGCGGCTCATCCGATCCGCTCTCCACCGCACCCGCCTCTGCCGAAACCGGCTCCGGTTCCGGCGCGGCCCTCGTAATCGGTTCGGCCGATTTCCCTGAAAGCCAGATCGTCGCCGAGGTCTACGCCGGTGCGCTGAACGGGGCCGGCGTCACGGCAAGCACCAAGCCGAACATCGGTTCCCGCGAGGTTTATTTCAAGGCGGTCCAGGACGGATCAGTGGACGTCATTCCCGATTACAGCGGAAACCTGCTGCTGCACGTGAGCAAGGACGCCACGGAGGTCTCCGCGGGAGACATCTACAAGGCACTCTCGGAGAAGCTGCCTGAGGGACTGGCCGTGCTGGAGGCTTCCAAGGCAGAGGACAAGGACGCGATGGTTGTGACCAAGGCCACTGCGGAGAAGTACCAGTTGAAGTCGATCGAGGACCTCGCCAAAGTCTGCAGCGAAATCGTGGTGGGTGCCCCGGCGACCTTCGCGGAGCGCGCCTACGGGCTCCCCGGCCTGAAGAAGAACTACGACTGCGTGCCCAAGAAGCTGGAACCGTTCAGCGACGGCGGGGGTGCCGTCACGCTCAAGGCCCTCCTCTCGGACCAGGTCCAGGTAGCCGACATCTACACCACCACTCCGTCCATCGCAGACAACGACCTGGTGGTGCTCGAGGACCCGAAGGACAACTTCATCGCCCAGCAGGTCCTCCCGCTGTACAACAAGGCCAAGATGACGGACAAGGCGAAGGAAACCCTGAACGCGGTCTCGAAGGTTCTCACCACCGAAGACCTGATTAACCTCAACCGGGCTGTCAGCGGCAGCCAGAAGCAAAACCCGAAGGACGCTGCTGCGGCCTGGCTCAAGGACAAGGGACTGGTCAAGTAG
- a CDS encoding pyridoxal phosphate-dependent aminotransferase: protein MAEFKQSTKLHNVLYDIRGPILQAAQQMEAEGHRILKLNIGNPAPFGFEAPDAILVDMIRHLPHAQGYSDSRGIFSARTAVSQYYQTRGIQNIHVDDIYLGNGVSELITMSLMALLDDGDEVLIPTPDYPLWTASVALAGGRPVHYLCDEESGWQPDLEDLEAKITPRTKGIVVINPNNPTGAVYPEETLKKIVVLAEKHGLVLFADEIYEKILYEDAVHVNMASLTGDDVLCLTFSGLSKAYRVCGYRAGWMAISGPKKEAADYLEGINLLANMRLCANVPAQHAIQTALGGYQSINDLILPGGRLLEQRNKAYDMLNAIPGVSTQQARGAMYLFPKLDPEVYRIRDDEKFVLDLLREQKILVSHGRAFNWVRPDHFRMVTLPLVKDLEEAINRMADFLSRYKGN from the coding sequence ATGGCAGAATTCAAGCAGTCCACCAAGCTTCATAATGTCCTTTACGACATCCGTGGACCGATCCTTCAGGCCGCCCAGCAAATGGAGGCGGAGGGTCATCGGATCCTCAAACTGAACATCGGAAATCCGGCCCCGTTTGGGTTTGAAGCGCCGGACGCGATCCTGGTGGACATGATCCGACACCTGCCGCACGCCCAGGGCTACAGCGACTCCCGCGGCATCTTCTCGGCCCGGACAGCTGTCTCCCAGTACTACCAGACCCGCGGGATCCAGAACATCCACGTCGATGACATCTACCTTGGCAACGGCGTCAGCGAACTTATCACCATGTCCTTGATGGCGCTGCTGGACGACGGCGACGAGGTCCTCATCCCCACGCCGGACTACCCGCTCTGGACGGCCTCCGTGGCCCTGGCCGGCGGCCGGCCGGTGCACTACCTGTGCGATGAGGAGTCCGGCTGGCAGCCCGACCTGGAGGACCTCGAAGCGAAAATCACCCCGCGCACCAAGGGCATCGTGGTGATCAACCCCAACAACCCCACCGGCGCCGTCTATCCAGAGGAAACGCTCAAGAAGATTGTGGTCCTGGCCGAAAAGCACGGACTGGTGCTGTTCGCCGACGAGATCTACGAAAAGATCCTCTATGAGGACGCCGTGCACGTGAACATGGCCAGCCTTACCGGTGACGACGTCCTGTGCCTGACTTTCAGCGGACTGTCCAAGGCCTACCGGGTGTGCGGCTACCGGGCGGGGTGGATGGCTATTTCCGGACCAAAAAAGGAAGCCGCGGATTATCTCGAGGGCATCAACCTGCTGGCGAACATGCGTCTGTGCGCGAACGTCCCGGCGCAGCACGCGATCCAGACGGCGCTGGGCGGATACCAGAGCATCAACGATCTGATCCTGCCGGGCGGCCGGCTGCTCGAGCAGCGGAACAAGGCCTATGACATGCTCAACGCCATTCCCGGGGTCAGCACGCAGCAGGCACGGGGGGCGATGTACCTCTTCCCCAAGCTCGATCCTGAGGTTTACCGCATCCGCGACGATGAGAAGTTTGTCCTGGACCTGCTGCGTGAACAAAAGATCCTTGTCTCCCACGGCCGCGCCTTCAACTGGGTCCGCCCCGACCACTTCCGGATGGTCACCCTGCCGCTTGTGAAGGATCTGGAGGAGGCCATCAACCGTATGGCGGACTTCCTGAGCCGGTACAAGGGGAACTAG